In Mustela nigripes isolate SB6536 chromosome 12, MUSNIG.SB6536, whole genome shotgun sequence, one DNA window encodes the following:
- the LOC132027684 gene encoding olfactory receptor 6M1-like: MDYRNRTRVTEFILLGFQTEKEVEILIFSAFLLMYMISLIGNTMIILLVCVDYRLHSPMYLFVANLSFLEVAITSTVVPKMLANTFSLTKAISFMGCLTQSIFYFLLGSTEFFILAVMSFDRYIAICNPLRYTIIMNTQTCIMLLVGSYIGAFLSMLSPSILTAPLIFCGPNKIHHFFCDRAPMLQLACTDISLAEVADFISSAVLLLGSLLLTGVSYTYIVITILRIPTVQGQQKAFSTCVSHITVVTIYYGSSIFLYVRPKKGNAMSINKFATVMNTVVTPMLNPFIYSLRNEKVKESLRDTTSKYIGMLINVRPQK; encoded by the coding sequence ATGGATTATAGAAATAGGACCAGAGTCACTGAGTTCATACTTCTGGGGTTTCAGACTGAAAAAGAGgtagaaatacttattttttctgcATTCCTGCTCATGTACATGATATCTCTGATTGGCAACACTATGATCATCCTTTTGGTGTGTGTTGACTACCGCCTGCATTCACCCATGTATCTTTTTGTAGCCaatctttctttccttgaagTTGCCATCACCTCCACTGTGGTACCTAAGATGCTAGCAAACACATTCTCCCTCACCAAGGCAATATCCTTCATGGGATGTCTCACACAATCTATTTTCTACTTCCTTCTGGGATCCACAGAATTCTTCATCCTGGCTGTCATGTCATTTGATCGGTATATTGCCATCTGCAACCCACTGAGGTATACCATCATCATGAACACACAGACATGCATAATGTTACTTGTGGGGTCCTATATAGGTGCATTTTTGTCAATGTTATCTCCATCCATCCTAACTGCCCCGTTAATCTTTTGTGGACCAAATAAAATCCATCATTTCTTCTGTGACCGAGCCCCCATGCTACAGCTGGCCTGTACAGACATCTCTCTAGCTGAGGTGGCTGATTTTATCTCCTCTGCTGTGTTgctcctgggctccttgctcctgaCAGGAGTGTCTTACACCTACATTGTTATTACTATCCTTAGAATTCCTACTGTGCAGGGACAGCAGAAGGCCTTCTCTACTTGTGTTTCACACATCACAGTGGTTACAATTTATTATGGAAGTTCCATATTCCTCTATGTTCGTCCAAAGAAAGGCAATGCAATGAGCATTAACAAATTTGCCACAGTGATGAACACAGTTGTAACACCAATGCTGAACCCTTTCATCTACAGCCTTCGAAATGAGAAAGTCAAAGAATCCCTGAGAGACACCACCAGTAAATACATAGGTATGCTAATAAATGTAAGACCTCAAAAGTGA